From a region of the Mycobacterium sp. SMC-8 genome:
- a CDS encoding holo-ACP synthase, with the protein MGIVGIGIDLVSIPEFAEQVDRPGTVFAETFTPGERRDAADKSSSAARHLAARWAAKEAVIKAWSGSRFSKRPVLPEAIHRDIEVITDMWGRPRVRLSGAVAEHLKEVTIHLSLTHEKDTAAAVAVLEER; encoded by the coding sequence GTGGGCATCGTCGGGATAGGTATCGACCTCGTTTCGATTCCGGAGTTCGCCGAACAGGTGGATCGGCCCGGGACGGTGTTCGCCGAGACGTTCACCCCGGGCGAGCGGCGCGACGCCGCCGACAAGAGTTCGTCGGCGGCGCGCCACCTCGCGGCGAGGTGGGCGGCCAAAGAGGCGGTGATCAAGGCCTGGTCGGGGTCGCGGTTCTCGAAGCGGCCGGTGCTGCCTGAGGCGATTCACCGCGACATCGAGGTCATCACCGACATGTGGGGCCGGCCCCGGGTGCGGCTGTCCGGCGCGGTGGCCGAACACCTCAAAGAGGTGACGATCCACCTGTCGCTCACCCACGAGAAGGACACGGCCGCGGCGGTCGCCGTCCTCGAGGAGCGCTGA
- a CDS encoding dipeptidase — MSDLVQRVRDVLPSVRADLEDLVRIPSVWADPARRPEVHRSAEAVSKLLSEAGFGDVRIVAEGGAPAVIARHPAPVGAPTVLLYAHHDVQPEGDVSEWHTPPFEPTERRGRLYGRGTADDKAGIATHLAAFRAHGGNPPVGVTVFVEGEEESGSPSLGRVLAAHRDELAADVIIIADSDNWSTEIPSLTVSLRGLADCVVEVATLDHGLHSGMWGGVVPDALSVLVRLLASLHDDDGNVAVEGLHEAVTADEDFPDYSPERVRADTGLLDGVHEIGSGSVAQRLWVKPAITVIGIDTTPIAQASNTLVPRARAKVSMRVAPGGDAAEHLAALTRHLERHAPWGAQVTVTPGDLGEPYAIEANGPVYDAARIAFRQAWGHDAVDTGVGGSIPFIAEFAKAFPDAKILVTGVEDPDTQAHSINESLHLGVLERAATAEALLLAGLAP, encoded by the coding sequence ATGAGCGATCTCGTCCAGCGCGTCCGCGACGTCCTGCCCTCTGTGCGTGCCGATCTGGAAGATCTGGTGCGCATCCCGTCGGTGTGGGCCGATCCGGCGCGGCGTCCCGAGGTGCATCGCTCGGCCGAAGCGGTGTCGAAACTGTTGTCCGAAGCCGGGTTCGGTGATGTCCGGATCGTGGCTGAGGGCGGCGCGCCTGCGGTGATCGCCCGGCACCCGGCACCCGTTGGGGCCCCGACGGTGCTGCTGTACGCCCATCACGACGTCCAGCCCGAAGGCGATGTGTCCGAATGGCACACGCCGCCGTTCGAGCCGACCGAACGCCGGGGCCGGCTCTACGGACGCGGCACTGCCGACGACAAAGCCGGAATAGCAACGCATCTGGCAGCCTTCCGGGCGCACGGAGGCAACCCGCCGGTCGGGGTGACCGTGTTCGTCGAGGGGGAGGAGGAGTCCGGCTCGCCGTCGTTGGGGCGCGTGCTCGCGGCGCACCGCGACGAGCTGGCCGCCGACGTGATCATCATCGCCGACTCGGACAACTGGAGCACTGAGATCCCGTCGCTGACGGTGTCGCTGCGCGGATTGGCCGACTGCGTGGTGGAGGTCGCCACCCTCGACCACGGCCTGCACTCGGGTATGTGGGGCGGTGTGGTCCCTGACGCGCTGTCGGTGCTGGTGCGCTTGTTGGCCAGCCTGCACGACGACGACGGCAACGTCGCGGTCGAAGGCCTGCACGAGGCAGTAACAGCCGATGAGGATTTCCCCGACTACTCGCCGGAGCGGGTGCGCGCCGACACCGGCCTGCTCGACGGCGTGCACGAAATCGGTTCGGGCTCCGTGGCGCAACGGCTTTGGGTAAAACCGGCGATCACCGTCATCGGCATCGACACCACACCGATCGCGCAGGCGTCGAACACACTGGTACCGCGGGCGCGGGCGAAGGTGAGCATGCGCGTCGCACCCGGCGGGGACGCCGCCGAGCACCTCGCCGCGCTGACCCGGCACCTGGAGCGCCACGCCCCGTGGGGCGCGCAGGTGACGGTGACGCCCGGTGATCTCGGCGAGCCCTACGCGATCGAGGCCAACGGCCCGGTCTACGACGCGGCGCGCATCGCGTTCCGCCAGGCTTGGGGCCACGACGCCGTCGACACCGGTGTCGGCGGGTCCATCCCGTTCATCGCCGAATTCGCCAAGGCCTTCCCCGACGCCAAGATCCTGGTCACCGGTGTCGAGGACCCGGACACCCAGGCGCACAGCATCAACGAGAGCCTGCATCTCGGGGTGCTGGAACGGGCGGCGACGGCCGAGGCGCTCCTGCTGGCCGGGCTGGCCCCGTAA
- the orn gene encoding oligoribonuclease, whose protein sequence is MRDELVWIDCEMTGLDLKSDLLIEIAVLVTDSELNILGDGLDVVIHADDAALSSMIDVVAQMHTKSGLIDEVRASTVDVATAQDMVLTYIHEHVKQAKTAPLAGNSIATDRGFIARDMPKLDDFLHYRMIDVSSIKELCRRWYPRIYFGQPEKGLAHRALADIHESIRELRFYRQTAFVPPPGPSTSDIAAVAAELGPVAHGDSAPEDNSS, encoded by the coding sequence GTGCGTGACGAACTGGTGTGGATCGACTGCGAGATGACGGGCCTCGACCTGAAGTCCGACCTTCTCATCGAGATCGCAGTGCTGGTGACCGACTCGGAGCTCAACATCCTCGGCGACGGCCTCGACGTGGTGATCCACGCCGACGACGCGGCGCTGTCGTCGATGATCGATGTCGTCGCCCAGATGCACACCAAGTCCGGGTTGATCGACGAGGTGCGCGCGTCCACCGTCGACGTGGCGACCGCGCAGGACATGGTCTTGACCTACATCCACGAGCACGTCAAGCAGGCCAAGACCGCGCCGCTGGCGGGCAATTCGATTGCCACCGACCGCGGGTTCATCGCGCGGGACATGCCGAAGCTGGACGACTTCCTGCATTACCGCATGATCGACGTCAGCTCCATCAAGGAGTTGTGCCGCCGCTGGTACCCGCGGATCTACTTCGGGCAGCCCGAGAAGGGACTGGCCCACCGCGCGTTGGCCGACATCCACGAGTCGATCCGGGAGCTGCGGTTCTACCGGCAGACCGCGTTCGTGCCGCCGCCCGGGCCGTCGACCAGCGACATTGCCGCCGTCGCGGCCGAGCTGGGGCCCGTCGCCCATGGCGATTCGGCTCCAGAGGACAACAGCAGCTAG
- a CDS encoding Ig-like domain-containing protein, with amino-acid sequence MWQVNTATRARRQRSWLTAAVLIPAIVLGLSGCGGDAEAPQAQVITDKGTPFGDLLIPKLTASVQDGAVGVSVDSPVTVTAEDGVLGSVTMVNENGKTVEGQLSEDGLTWETAEPLGYNKSYTIRAQSLGLGGVTSREMTFETHSPENLTMPYVVPSDGEVVGVGQPVAIRFDENIPNRLAAQRAITVKTDPPVEGAFYWLNNREVRWRPAKYWKPGTTVKVEVNTYGVDLGDGLFGQDNVQTSFKIGDEVITTVDDNTKTLTVRRNGEVVKTMPVSMGKNSTPTNNGVYIVGDRRSHMVMDSSTYGVPVNSANGYRTEVDWATQISYSGIYVHAAPWSVGSQGSSNVSHGCINVSTSNGRWFHDNSKRGDVVEIVNTVGTTLPGTDGLGDWNIPWEQWKAGNANV; translated from the coding sequence ATGTGGCAGGTCAACACGGCGACCCGGGCGCGGCGGCAACGGTCATGGCTGACGGCTGCTGTGCTGATTCCGGCGATCGTGCTCGGCCTCAGCGGCTGCGGCGGAGACGCCGAAGCGCCGCAGGCGCAGGTCATCACTGACAAGGGCACGCCCTTCGGCGATCTTCTGATCCCAAAGCTGACGGCCTCGGTTCAGGACGGTGCTGTCGGCGTCAGCGTCGACTCCCCGGTGACGGTCACCGCCGAGGACGGTGTGCTCGGTTCGGTGACGATGGTCAACGAGAACGGCAAGACCGTCGAGGGGCAGTTGTCCGAGGACGGGCTGACGTGGGAGACCGCGGAGCCGCTCGGCTACAACAAGAGCTACACGATCCGCGCGCAATCCCTCGGTCTGGGCGGCGTCACCAGCCGGGAGATGACGTTCGAGACGCATTCACCGGAGAACCTGACGATGCCCTACGTCGTGCCCAGCGACGGTGAGGTCGTCGGTGTCGGGCAGCCGGTGGCCATCCGGTTCGACGAGAACATCCCGAACCGGCTCGCGGCGCAGCGCGCGATCACCGTCAAGACCGACCCGCCCGTCGAGGGCGCGTTCTACTGGCTCAACAACCGCGAGGTGCGCTGGCGTCCGGCCAAGTACTGGAAGCCGGGGACGACCGTCAAGGTGGAGGTCAACACCTACGGCGTGGACTTGGGCGACGGGCTGTTCGGGCAGGACAACGTCCAGACCAGTTTCAAGATCGGCGACGAGGTCATCACCACCGTCGACGACAACACGAAGACGTTGACCGTCCGGCGTAACGGCGAAGTGGTCAAGACCATGCCGGTGTCGATGGGCAAGAACAGCACCCCGACCAACAACGGGGTGTACATCGTCGGGGACCGGCGCTCGCACATGGTGATGGACTCGTCCACCTACGGCGTGCCCGTCAACTCGGCCAACGGCTACCGCACCGAGGTCGACTGGGCCACCCAGATCTCCTACAGCGGCATTTACGTGCATGCCGCGCCGTGGTCGGTGGGCAGCCAGGGCAGCAGCAACGTGAGCCACGGCTGCATCAACGTGAGCACCAGTAATGGGCGGTGGTTCCATGACAACTCCAAGCGGGGTGACGTGGTCGAGATCGTCAACACCGTCGGCACGACCCTGCCGGGCACCGACGGGCTGGGCGACTGGAACATCCCGTGGGAGCAGTGGAAGGCCGGCAACGCCAACGTCTGA
- a CDS encoding formate/nitrite transporter family protein, with protein sequence MSDTSQRELGDSDSPIEDELEYAFRRMVDEGTQRLHRSWREVLVTGFFGGTDIAVGVLAYLAVLNATHQPLLAALAFSVGFLALLLGRSELFTEGFLIPVTTVAAKRASVAQLIKLWSGTLVANLVGGWVLMWLIMTALPRLHEQTIESAGHYATAPLSAETVALALLGGMVITLMTRMQHGTDAMVGKIAAAVAGAFLLAGTQLFHSILDSLLIFGALATGRAPFGYLDWLGWFGYTVVGNVVGGLLLVTLLRLLRSKDRLQEERHDAETP encoded by the coding sequence GTGTCCGACACAAGCCAGCGCGAACTCGGGGATTCCGACAGCCCCATCGAGGACGAACTCGAATACGCGTTCCGCAGGATGGTCGACGAAGGCACTCAGCGGCTCCACCGCAGCTGGCGTGAGGTGCTGGTCACCGGCTTCTTCGGCGGCACCGACATCGCGGTCGGGGTGTTGGCCTACCTTGCCGTGCTGAATGCCACTCACCAGCCGCTGCTGGCGGCACTGGCGTTCTCCGTCGGCTTCCTCGCGCTGCTGCTCGGCCGCAGCGAGCTGTTCACCGAAGGGTTTCTGATACCCGTCACCACCGTCGCGGCCAAGCGTGCCAGCGTCGCGCAGCTGATCAAGCTGTGGAGCGGCACGCTGGTCGCGAATCTGGTCGGAGGCTGGGTGCTGATGTGGCTGATCATGACGGCGCTGCCGCGCCTGCACGAGCAGACCATCGAGTCGGCCGGACACTACGCGACCGCGCCGCTGTCCGCGGAGACCGTCGCGCTGGCGCTGCTCGGCGGCATGGTCATCACGCTCATGACGCGCATGCAGCACGGCACCGACGCGATGGTCGGCAAGATCGCCGCCGCGGTCGCCGGCGCCTTCCTGCTGGCGGGCACGCAGCTGTTCCACTCGATCCTGGACTCGCTGTTGATCTTTGGGGCGCTCGCCACCGGTCGCGCGCCGTTCGGTTATCTCGACTGGCTCGGGTGGTTCGGCTACACGGTCGTCGGCAATGTCGTCGGCGGGCTGCTGCTGGTCACGCTGCTGCGGCTGCTGCGCAGCAAGGACCGTCTGCAGGAAGAGCGTCACGACGCCGAGACACCTTAA
- a CDS encoding MFS transporter, which translates to MSEVSPATGQSADAATRSRVLAWALWDFGATAINAVVITFVFTVYLTATVGDDLPGDTSPASWLGRALALAGLVVAVLAPVTGVWVDAPARRRRALALLTGLVVVMTASMSLIRDDHRYLWPGLVLLACTAACSELATVPYNAMLRELSTPSTSGRISGFGLALGYFGSVLALLVVYVGFIAGDGDTRGLLGLPAEDGLNVRAAMLLVAAWFALFALPLLISVPRVPGRERSTRVGFTGAYRRLWTDIRQEWRRDRNFVYYLGASAVFRDGLTGIFTFGAVLGVNVYGVSQADVLLFGVAACVVAALGSVIGGRADDRVGSKPVIVVSLASMIVVGLVMMALSGASAFWVCGLLLCLFIGPTLSSARTLMLRMCAHGKEGVTFGLYTTAGRAVTFLAPWLFSLFIDVFDSQRAGMGGLVVVLTLGLLLFLPVRVPRRMRPA; encoded by the coding sequence ATGAGCGAGGTGTCGCCCGCGACCGGGCAGTCCGCTGACGCCGCGACACGCTCGCGGGTGTTGGCCTGGGCGTTGTGGGATTTCGGGGCCACGGCCATCAACGCGGTCGTCATCACCTTCGTCTTCACGGTGTATCTGACCGCGACGGTCGGGGACGACCTCCCCGGCGACACCAGTCCGGCGAGCTGGCTGGGCCGCGCCTTGGCGCTGGCCGGCCTCGTCGTCGCCGTGCTGGCGCCGGTGACCGGCGTGTGGGTGGACGCACCGGCCCGCCGCCGACGTGCGCTGGCGTTGCTGACCGGGCTGGTCGTGGTGATGACCGCGTCGATGAGCCTGATCCGCGACGACCACCGCTACCTGTGGCCCGGGCTGGTGCTGCTGGCTTGCACGGCGGCCTGCAGCGAGTTGGCCACCGTGCCCTACAACGCGATGCTGCGCGAGCTGTCGACGCCGTCCACGTCGGGCCGCATCTCCGGATTCGGTTTGGCGCTGGGCTATTTCGGCAGTGTGCTGGCGCTGCTGGTGGTCTACGTCGGCTTCATCGCCGGCGACGGGGACACCCGCGGGCTGCTGGGGCTGCCCGCCGAGGACGGGTTGAACGTGCGGGCGGCCATGCTGCTGGTCGCCGCGTGGTTCGCACTGTTCGCGCTACCGTTGCTGATCTCGGTGCCGCGCGTGCCCGGTCGTGAGCGCTCGACCCGGGTGGGGTTCACCGGGGCTTACCGCCGTCTCTGGACCGACATCCGCCAGGAGTGGCGGCGCGACCGCAACTTCGTCTACTACCTCGGCGCGAGCGCGGTGTTCCGAGACGGGCTCACCGGGATCTTCACGTTCGGCGCCGTGCTCGGGGTGAACGTTTACGGGGTGTCCCAGGCGGACGTGCTGCTGTTCGGTGTCGCCGCATGCGTGGTCGCGGCGCTGGGCTCGGTGATCGGCGGTCGCGCCGACGACCGGGTGGGTTCCAAACCCGTCATCGTGGTGTCGCTGGCCTCGATGATCGTTGTGGGTCTGGTGATGATGGCGCTGTCCGGGGCTTCGGCGTTCTGGGTGTGCGGCCTGCTGCTGTGCCTGTTCATCGGCCCCACCTTGTCTTCGGCGCGCACGCTGATGTTGCGCATGTGCGCGCACGGCAAGGAAGGGGTGACGTTCGGCCTCTACACGACGGCGGGGCGTGCGGTGACGTTCCTGGCCCCGTGGTTGTTCTCGCTGTTCATCGACGTCTTCGACAGTCAGCGCGCGGGCATGGGCGGTCTGGTGGTGGTGCTGACGCTCGGTCTGCTGCTGTTCCTGCCGGTCCGCGTACCTCGGCGGATGCGACCGGCTTAG
- a CDS encoding alpha/beta fold hydrolase: MSPDATAFAHLVDDGGYPRAVQRFLRGWRASSSRDVELPVEGSVTRVLHSADGHWLACQVAPEGGSRSQIWVVTTDPDDRDARRIDSWPEGVEGTAELISWDGSLVAAILTGEDGVGSSCLLDPSGGPVTVLDRRSGGRLVDAWAGASLVRVGPRGYRELIMLRGLTETALLPYDPGSTTDTGIILDDHSPRRLRSGPDGETTELYQPAKEYGLNSTEGYVRALIRSENGAQHARLLEVIVTADGVSYQVLAERPGYELDEFVVSDDLSTVAMLWNLHGASELQILEYADYTLHDPIPLPGMVAGELSISAGGSMLALTVEGPSKPPTVELVDPRTGEWQLVDREPSSGPVSADPTLETIIARDGLTFSGWLFRPPDGVDTIGAMLFLHGGPEGQGRPGYNEFFPALLDKGICVFLPNVRGSGGFGRAFMHADDRERRFAAIDDVADAARFLVGNGYAPADRVACCGWSYGGYLTQAALAFHPDEFAAGISICGMSDLNTWYRSTEQWIAAAAYPKYGHPVSDQDLLDRLSPLPRAAKITAPLLLVHGLNDTNVPPSESQQMYDTLTELGRPVQLLTFDDDGHEIDKRENRAVLRKAMTAWLTDAFAD; encoded by the coding sequence ATGTCTCCCGACGCCACCGCGTTCGCCCATCTCGTCGACGACGGCGGGTACCCGCGGGCGGTACAGCGGTTCCTGCGTGGGTGGCGGGCGAGCTCGTCGCGCGACGTCGAGCTCCCCGTCGAGGGCTCCGTCACGCGGGTGCTGCACTCCGCCGACGGGCACTGGTTGGCGTGCCAGGTGGCCCCCGAGGGTGGCAGTCGCAGCCAGATCTGGGTGGTGACAACGGATCCTGACGACCGCGACGCGCGCAGGATCGACAGCTGGCCCGAGGGGGTGGAAGGCACCGCCGAGCTGATCAGTTGGGACGGATCCCTGGTCGCTGCGATCCTGACCGGAGAAGACGGGGTGGGCAGCTCATGTCTGCTCGACCCGTCCGGTGGGCCCGTCACGGTGCTGGACCGCCGCTCGGGCGGCCGACTCGTCGATGCCTGGGCCGGGGCATCGCTGGTGCGGGTCGGGCCCCGCGGCTATCGCGAGCTCATCATGCTGCGTGGTCTCACCGAAACCGCCTTGCTGCCATACGATCCCGGGTCCACCACCGACACGGGGATCATTCTCGACGACCACAGTCCGCGCCGGTTGCGTTCCGGGCCCGACGGCGAGACCACCGAGCTCTACCAACCGGCCAAGGAGTACGGCCTCAACAGCACCGAAGGCTATGTGCGTGCGCTGATCCGCAGCGAGAACGGAGCTCAGCACGCCCGCCTGCTGGAGGTGATCGTGACCGCGGACGGGGTGTCCTACCAGGTGTTGGCCGAGAGGCCGGGCTACGAACTCGATGAGTTCGTCGTCAGTGACGATCTGTCGACGGTGGCGATGTTGTGGAACCTGCACGGCGCCAGCGAATTACAGATCCTGGAGTATGCCGACTACACGCTGCACGACCCGATCCCGCTGCCCGGCATGGTGGCCGGCGAGCTGAGTATCAGCGCCGGCGGGTCGATGCTGGCTCTGACCGTCGAGGGTCCCTCCAAGCCGCCGACGGTCGAGCTGGTCGATCCGCGCACCGGTGAATGGCAGCTGGTCGACCGCGAACCGAGCAGTGGTCCGGTATCGGCTGACCCCACGCTGGAGACGATCATCGCCCGCGACGGGTTGACCTTCAGCGGTTGGCTGTTCCGTCCTCCCGACGGCGTGGACACGATCGGCGCGATGCTGTTCCTGCACGGAGGACCCGAGGGACAGGGTAGGCCGGGCTACAACGAGTTCTTCCCGGCGCTGCTGGACAAGGGGATTTGCGTCTTCCTGCCCAATGTGCGCGGTTCGGGCGGGTTCGGCAGGGCCTTCATGCACGCCGACGACCGCGAGCGCCGGTTCGCCGCAATCGACGATGTCGCCGACGCGGCCCGCTTCCTGGTGGGTAACGGGTACGCCCCGGCCGACCGGGTGGCGTGCTGCGGCTGGTCTTACGGCGGCTACCTGACCCAGGCGGCACTGGCGTTCCATCCCGACGAGTTCGCTGCCGGGATCAGCATCTGCGGCATGAGCGATCTGAACACCTGGTACCGCAGCACCGAACAATGGATCGCCGCCGCGGCGTACCCCAAATACGGGCACCCCGTCAGTGATCAGGACCTGCTCGACCGGTTGTCCCCGCTGCCGCGCGCGGCCAAGATCACCGCGCCGCTGCTGCTGGTGCACGGCCTCAACGACACCAACGTGCCCCCGAGCGAGTCGCAGCAGATGTACGACACGCTGACCGAGCTCGGCAGGCCTGTGCAGCTGTTGACGTTCGACGACGACGGCCATGAAATCGACAAACGCGAGAACCGTGCCGTGTTGCGAAAAGCCATGACCGCGTGGCTGACCGACGCTTTCGCCGATTGA
- a CDS encoding DUF853 domain-containing protein, with product MTTEPAAPAAQQIAAGYAADGAALELGCVVVDGVCDPAARVRIPLATLNRHGLVAGATGTGKTKSLQVIAEQLSAAGVPVVMADVKGDLSGLSAPGRPGEQVNQRAADTGDSWAATAYPVEFLSMGTSGIGVPVRATITSFGPVLLSKVLGLNRTQESTLGLIFHWADQQGLPLLDLKDLRSVIQYLTSEDGKSQLKALGAVSTSTAGVILRALVNLEAEGADTFFGEPELEPDDLLRVDASGRGVITLLELGSQAARPVMFSTFLMWVLADLFTSLPEVGDLDKPKLVFVFDEAHLLFADASKAFLEQVEQTVKLIRSKGVGVLFCTQLPTDVPKEVLSQLGARIQHALRAFTPDDQKALTKTVRTYPKTDVYDLESALTSLGIGEAVVTVLSKKGVPTPVAWTRMRAPRSLMDTIGPEAIAAASAASPLQAVYGQSIDRDSAYERLAARLAPPPPVAEQPPVAGQPPVTGQPPVWVPPTVDMPPMPAPAEPAGPGFLETVMDSPAFKSAMRSAGTVIGREITRSIFGTGRRKRRR from the coding sequence ATGACCACCGAGCCGGCCGCGCCTGCCGCGCAGCAGATCGCCGCAGGTTACGCCGCCGACGGGGCGGCGCTGGAGCTGGGTTGCGTCGTCGTCGACGGGGTGTGTGATCCGGCGGCCCGGGTGCGCATCCCGCTGGCCACGCTCAACCGGCACGGCCTGGTCGCAGGTGCGACGGGCACCGGTAAGACGAAATCGCTGCAGGTGATCGCCGAACAGCTGTCGGCGGCCGGGGTCCCGGTGGTGATGGCCGACGTCAAGGGCGACCTGTCGGGCCTCTCAGCGCCAGGCCGGCCCGGCGAACAGGTGAACCAGCGCGCCGCCGACACCGGCGACAGCTGGGCCGCGACGGCCTATCCCGTGGAGTTCCTGTCAATGGGCACCTCGGGTATCGGGGTGCCGGTGCGCGCCACGATCACCAGCTTCGGCCCGGTACTGCTGTCGAAGGTGCTGGGCCTCAACCGGACTCAGGAGTCCACGCTGGGCCTGATCTTCCACTGGGCCGATCAACAGGGGCTGCCGCTGCTGGACCTCAAAGACCTGCGGTCGGTGATCCAATACCTGACCAGTGAGGACGGGAAGTCGCAGCTGAAGGCGCTCGGTGCGGTGTCCACGAGCACGGCGGGGGTCATCCTGCGGGCGCTGGTCAATCTGGAGGCCGAAGGCGCCGACACATTCTTCGGCGAGCCGGAACTCGAACCCGACGACCTGCTGCGGGTGGACGCGTCCGGCCGCGGGGTGATCACGCTGCTGGAACTCGGCAGCCAGGCCGCCCGGCCGGTGATGTTCTCGACGTTCCTGATGTGGGTGCTGGCCGACCTGTTCACCTCGCTGCCCGAGGTGGGCGACCTCGACAAGCCGAAACTGGTGTTCGTCTTCGACGAGGCCCACCTGCTGTTCGCCGATGCATCGAAGGCCTTCCTGGAGCAGGTCGAGCAGACGGTGAAGTTGATCCGCTCCAAGGGCGTCGGGGTGCTGTTCTGCACCCAGCTGCCCACCGATGTCCCCAAAGAGGTGCTCAGTCAGCTCGGCGCCCGCATCCAGCACGCGCTGCGCGCGTTCACCCCGGACGATCAGAAGGCGCTCACCAAGACCGTCCGCACCTACCCGAAAACCGACGTGTACGACCTGGAATCGGCGCTCACGTCGCTCGGGATCGGCGAGGCGGTCGTGACAGTGCTCTCCAAGAAGGGCGTGCCGACCCCCGTGGCCTGGACCAGGATGCGGGCGCCGCGCTCACTGATGGACACTATCGGACCCGAGGCGATCGCCGCTGCCTCGGCCGCCAGCCCGCTGCAGGCCGTGTACGGCCAGAGCATCGACCGGGACTCGGCATACGAACGGCTGGCCGCCCGGCTCGCGCCGCCACCTCCGGTCGCCGAGCAGCCTCCGGTCGCCGGGCAGCCTCCGGTCACCGGGCAGCCTCCGGTCTGGGTGCCGCCGACGGTGGACATGCCGCCGATGCCGGCGCCCGCCGAACCCGCCGGACCGGGATTCCTCGAGACCGTGATGGACAGCCCCGCGTTCAAGAGCGCGATGCGATCGGCGGGCACGGTCATCGGCCGGGAGATCACGCGAAGCATCTTCGGCACCGGCCGCCGCAAGCGCAGGCGCTGA
- the bcp gene encoding thioredoxin-dependent thiol peroxidase: MPQTPRLEVGDTAPAFSLPDADGNTVALSDYKGRKVIVYFYPAASTPGCTKEACDFRDNLADLSEAGLDVVGISPDKPAKLAKFRDAEGLPFPLLSDPDRTVLEAWGAYGEKKMYGKTVQGVIRSTFVVDEDGKIAVAQYNIRATGHVAKLRRDLSV, from the coding sequence ATGCCGCAAACTCCCCGACTCGAGGTCGGCGACACAGCGCCCGCGTTCAGCCTTCCCGACGCCGACGGCAACACCGTCGCGCTTTCCGACTACAAGGGCCGCAAGGTCATCGTCTACTTCTACCCGGCCGCCTCGACACCGGGGTGCACCAAGGAGGCGTGCGACTTCCGGGACAACCTCGCCGATCTCAGCGAAGCCGGCCTCGACGTCGTCGGCATCTCCCCCGACAAACCCGCGAAGCTCGCCAAGTTCCGTGACGCGGAAGGACTCCCGTTCCCGCTGCTGTCAGATCCTGACCGCACAGTGCTGGAGGCCTGGGGCGCCTACGGCGAGAAGAAGATGTACGGCAAGACCGTGCAGGGCGTGATCCGTTCGACGTTCGTCGTCGACGAGGACGGCAAGATCGCGGTGGCGCAGTACAACATCCGCGCGACCGGGCACGTGGCGAAGCTCCGGCGCGACCTGTCCGTCTGA
- a CDS encoding DUF3618 domain-containing protein, which translates to MADRDPDTIKAEIDQAREQLAITVDSLAVRANPRRLADDLKAGVIRFVKQPQVIASLAGIGIVIVIVAVRRSR; encoded by the coding sequence GTGGCGGACCGGGATCCGGACACCATCAAGGCTGAGATCGATCAGGCGCGTGAGCAGTTGGCGATCACCGTCGACTCGCTCGCAGTGCGGGCCAACCCCCGCCGTCTGGCCGACGACCTGAAGGCCGGTGTCATTCGCTTCGTCAAGCAGCCGCAAGTGATCGCGTCGCTGGCCGGAATCGGCATCGTGATCGTCATCGTCGCGGTCCGACGCAGCAGATAG
- the cmrA gene encoding mycolate reductase (Catalyzes the final step in mycolic acid biosynthesis.), whose amino-acid sequence MPVPAPSADARAVVTGASQNIGEALAVELARRGHHLIITARREEVLEALAERLRDSYGVTVEVRAVDLADPVARGAFCDELAHRNISILCANAGTATFGAVASLDPAEERKQVQLNVLGVHDLVLAVLPGMVERGAGGILISGSAAGNSPIPNNATYAATKAFANTFSESLRGEVKSAGVHVTVLAPGPVRTELPDPDEQSLVERLIPDFLWIDTEYTAKVSLDGLERNKMRVVPGVTSKAMSAASGYAPRAIVAPIVGAVYKKLGGD is encoded by the coding sequence ATGCCCGTCCCTGCTCCCAGTGCGGATGCCCGCGCCGTCGTCACAGGTGCGTCCCAGAACATCGGTGAAGCACTCGCCGTCGAACTCGCCCGCCGGGGCCACCACCTGATCATCACCGCGCGTCGGGAGGAGGTGCTCGAAGCGCTGGCCGAGCGCCTGCGCGACAGCTACGGCGTGACGGTCGAGGTGCGTGCCGTCGACCTTGCCGATCCGGTGGCGCGCGGCGCGTTCTGCGACGAGCTGGCCCACCGCAACATCTCCATCCTGTGCGCCAATGCCGGTACCGCGACGTTCGGTGCAGTCGCCTCCCTGGACCCCGCCGAGGAACGGAAGCAGGTGCAGCTCAACGTTCTCGGCGTGCACGACCTGGTGCTGGCGGTGCTGCCGGGCATGGTCGAGCGCGGTGCCGGCGGGATCCTGATCTCGGGCTCGGCCGCCGGTAACTCACCGATCCCGAACAACGCGACGTACGCCGCGACGAAGGCCTTCGCGAACACGTTCAGCGAGTCGTTGCGCGGCGAGGTGAAATCGGCCGGGGTGCACGTCACCGTGCTCGCGCCGGGCCCGGTGCGCACCGAGCTGCCTGACCCCGACGAACAGTCGCTCGTCGAGCGGCTGATCCCCGACTTCCTGTGGATCGACACCGAGTACACCGCCAAGGTGTCACTGGATGGCTTGGAGCGCAACAAGATGCGCGTCGTGCCCGGCGTCACGTCGAAGGCGATGTCGGCGGCCAGCGGCTACGCCCCGCGCGCGATCGTGGCGCCGATCGTCGGCGCGGTGTACAAGAAGCTCGGCGGCGACTGA